The Penaeus monodon isolate SGIC_2016 unplaced genomic scaffold, NSTDA_Pmon_1 PmonScaffold_11428, whole genome shotgun sequence genome contains a region encoding:
- the LOC119568898 gene encoding uncharacterized protein LOC119568898 produces MQAYGACAYVRWQTGEHEFESHLIAARNKIAPMKQMSIPRLELCAALMAARLRESILKEFTWKFEAIYHIVDSSIIRSQIQKESHGFNTFVAVRIAEIQIKTDPKEWWWVDLHRISQT; encoded by the coding sequence ATGCAAGCATACGGAGCTTGTGCATATGTGAGGTGGCAAACTGGTGAACATGAATTTGAGTCACATCTGATAGCAGCTAGAAATAAGATTGCACCAATGAAGCAAATGTCCATTCCTAGGTTAGAACTATGTGCAGCTCTTATGGCTGCTAGACTAAGAGAATCTATATTAAAGGAGTTTACATGGAAGTTTGAGGCAATTTACCACATAGTTGACTCATCAATTATAAGATCACAAATCCAAAAGGAGAGTCACGGATTCAATACCTTTGTTGCAGTACGCATAGCAGAGATACAAATCAAGACCGACCCAAAGGAATGGTGGTGGGTCGATTTACACAGAATATCGCAGACATGA